In Megalopta genalis isolate 19385.01 chromosome 7, iyMegGena1_principal, whole genome shotgun sequence, a single window of DNA contains:
- the LOC117227625 gene encoding uncharacterized protein LOC117227625 encodes MQQEEEAKAQQQSGGGGGGGGGGGGGGGGNANNNSNNKNTHHVSKWQQETGDYHHEEEEEEEHIDPEAEECSSGSEA; translated from the coding sequence ATGCAGCAGGAAGAAGAAGCGAAGGCGCAACAGCAAtccggcggcggtggcggcggaggTGGCGGAGGCGGCGGAGGCGGGGGTGGGAACgcgaacaacaacagcaacaacaagaacacgcATCACGTGAGCAAGTGGCAGCAGGAGACCGGTGACTACCAccacgaggaggaggaggaagaggaacaCATCGATCCGGAGGCGGAGGAGTGCTCGAGCGGCTCCGAGGCGTAG
- the LOC143259836 gene encoding uncharacterized protein LOC143259836 — translation MEREVEERMEGLQLEEEDTLAAAAAAPAAAANTAAASADTSAAESLDSILARQREIAAAYESGRASQWRNILGQLARGLARPNLPNLVAANRELKKLLKLNIYGLPKRGEKRKASGGRGGRGGPPVPL, via the exons atggaaAGAGAAGTAGAAGAAAGAATGGAGGGACTCCAATTGGAGGAGGAGGACACACTCGCCGCAGCAGCCGCGGCGCCtgcagcagcggcgaacaccgccgcagcatcggCGGACACCTCCGCCGCAGAGTCCCTGGACTCAATACtggcgcggcagcgagaaatcgctgcagCGTATGAGTCagggagggct tcacaATGGAGGAATATTCTCGGGCAGCTGGCCAGAGGGCTGGCGAGGCCTAACCTGCCAAACCTGGTGGCAgcaaat agagagctgaagaagcttttaaagctaaatatatATGGCCTCCCGAAGAGGGGGGAAAAAAGAAAAGCTagtggaggaagaggaggacgaggagg GCCACCTGTGCCGCTGTAG
- the LOC143259837 gene encoding uncharacterized protein LOC143259837 encodes MPKVVNSMNWEDVVSSQLLRRMKGGASKKLTLTTPRYSKRKIMKERTQQAAAARKMRTEKIEAAEVSQEMPHFIIEPGTQEQSCAQPIIDEGLTITDFRFVVEQVLLIGYHSATFECTTQHLQVIGMKRSGFIATITLKCKMCQYEAEVHSQTADNKTMDLHYTAALATITSGGGYAKMEEMFATMNIPYISRMEYRRRHDDIVADLLSLAEAEMLAAAEEEKQLAVRRGDVSVSGIPFIPVVADGSWMKRSFHTGRSAYKKEHNTQKLISKLIEGKDARPPKLIEELEERRKGSNEKAKERNRNSPKKDEEDEEDDGDEEDEEDDEEEEGDEDEENKEDDIFQQRKIPPSTLTWQPTESQIIVEISSSTLQPTHLGYFGDHEAAVQIRTSSLTEQQHQGSFLRNLKSSLSE; translated from the exons atgccaaaggttgtgaattcaatgaattgggaggatgtggtttcttcccaattgcttagacgtatgaaggggggtgcatcgaaaaaactgaccttgaccacaccaagatacagcaaaagaaaaattatgaaggagag aactcaacaagctgcagcggcaaggaagatgcgcaccgagaagatcgaagcagcggaggtaagtcaagaaatgccccatttCATCATCGAGCCAGGAACGCAAGAGCAATCATGTGCACAGCCAATCATCGATGAAGGATTAACCATAACGGATTTCCGGTTCGTGGTGGAGCAGGTACTACTGATAGGGTACcactcggcaacgttcgaatgcACCACGCAACATTTGCAAGTGATCGGGATGAAGCGCTCTGGATTCATAGCAACGATAACTCTGAAGTGCAAGATGTGCCAATATGAAGCGGAAGTGCACAGTCAAACGGCAGACAACAAAACAATGGACTTGCATTATACTGCGGCCCTCGCTACAATCACTTCTGGAGGTGGTTACGCAAAGATGgaagaaatgtttgcaacaatgaacattccaTACATATCAAGGATGGAATATCGAAGACGTCATGACGACATTGTTGCAGATTTGTTAAGtcttgctgaagcagaaatgctagcagcggcagaagaggagaaacaattagccgtccgaagaggcgacgtttcagtttccggtatccctttcatccccgtcgtggctgacggcagctggatgaagagatcgttccatactggaag aTCAGCATACaaaaaagag cacaacacgcaAAAACTGATATCGAAGCTAATAGAGGGCAAGGATGCGAGgccgccgaaattgatagaagaattagaagaaagaaggaaaggtAGTAATGAAAAAGCAAAGGAAAGGAACAGAAATtctccgaagaag gacgaggaggacgaggaggacgacGGGGACGAGGAAGACGAGGAGGACgatgaggaggaggagggcGACGAGGACGAGGAGAACAAGGAGGACgatatattccaacag AGGAAGATTCCACCAAGCACGCTGACGTGGCAACCTACGGAATCTCAAATCATCGTTGAGATTTCATCAAGCACGTTACAACCTACGCATCTTGGATATTTTGGAGACCACGAAGCTGCCGTTCAGATACGGACATCCTCGTTGACGGAACAGCAACACCAAGGCTCCTTTCTACGAAATCTGAAATCATCGTTGAGTGAGTAA